A DNA window from Candidatus Methylomirabilota bacterium contains the following coding sequences:
- the rpsU gene encoding 30S ribosomal protein S21 → MTKVVVEPDESVESALKRFKKQCEKTGLLSEFKKRQHYEKPSVRRKRKALAARKKAQRRERMSD, encoded by the coding sequence GTGACCAAGGTCGTCGTCGAGCCCGACGAGAGCGTCGAGAGCGCGCTCAAGCGCTTCAAGAAGCAGTGCGAAAAGACCGGGCTCCTGTCGGAGTTCAAGAAACGCCAACACTACGAGAAGCCCAGCGTCCGGCGGAAGCGCAAAGCCCTCGCCGCTCGCAAGAAGGCCCAGCGGCGCGAACGGATGTCCGATTAG
- a CDS encoding sodium:proton antiporter: MTAAGPPPVAAVLPFVAMLLAIALCPLRAPSWWASNRNKLAVSLVLGLPILALYAVRRPGALLSMGEEYVSFILLLAGLFVISGGILLRGDLVATPLTNTGFLAAGSVLASFVGTTGASMLLVRPLLQTNRERTRVKHTVIFFIFLVSNIGGMLTPLGDPPLFLGYLQGVPFAWTFGLWRQWALMVGLLLVLYLVWDTREYAREPLAALRRDRARVAPLRIRGALNALGLAGMVLAVAFLHAPWREAAILGLAGASLWLTPREVRRANGFTWSPIVEVAVIFFGIFLTMIPALELLRLRGGELGVRAPWQFFWASGLLSSVLDNAPTYLAFLALGQGLRLPAEIVGVPEAILVAISVGSVAMGANSYIGNAPNFMVKSIAEEQGVRMPSFLGYMLYSGLVLLPLFVLVTLLFF; the protein is encoded by the coding sequence GTGACCGCCGCGGGCCCACCGCCCGTCGCCGCCGTCCTGCCGTTCGTCGCGATGCTGCTCGCGATCGCGCTCTGCCCGCTGCGGGCGCCCTCGTGGTGGGCGTCGAACCGCAACAAGCTCGCGGTCTCCCTCGTGCTCGGCCTGCCGATCCTCGCGCTCTACGCCGTCCGCCGGCCCGGCGCGCTCCTCTCGATGGGCGAGGAGTACGTCTCGTTCATTCTCCTTCTGGCCGGCCTCTTCGTGATCTCGGGCGGGATCCTGCTCCGCGGCGACCTCGTCGCGACGCCGCTCACCAACACGGGCTTCCTCGCCGCGGGCTCGGTCCTCGCCTCGTTTGTGGGCACGACGGGCGCCTCGATGCTCCTCGTCCGCCCGCTGCTTCAGACCAATCGCGAGCGGACGCGCGTCAAGCACACCGTCATCTTCTTCATCTTCCTGGTCTCCAACATCGGCGGCATGCTCACGCCGCTCGGCGACCCGCCGCTCTTCCTCGGCTACCTGCAGGGCGTGCCCTTCGCGTGGACCTTCGGCCTGTGGCGGCAGTGGGCTCTCATGGTGGGTCTGCTCCTCGTCCTCTATCTCGTGTGGGACACGCGGGAGTACGCGCGCGAGCCCCTGGCGGCGCTCCGCCGCGACCGCGCGCGGGTCGCTCCGCTCCGCATTCGGGGGGCGCTCAACGCGCTCGGGCTCGCGGGCATGGTCCTCGCCGTCGCGTTCCTGCACGCCCCGTGGCGCGAGGCCGCCATCCTCGGCCTCGCGGGCGCCTCCCTCTGGCTGACGCCGCGCGAGGTGCGGCGCGCCAACGGCTTCACCTGGTCTCCGATCGTCGAGGTGGCGGTCATCTTTTTCGGGATCTTCCTCACGATGATTCCGGCGCTCGAGCTCCTGCGCCTGCGGGGCGGCGAGCTCGGCGTTCGCGCGCCGTGGCAGTTCTTCTGGGCGTCGGGATTGCTCTCGTCGGTCCTCGACAACGCGCCGACGTACCTCGCGTTCCTGGCGCTCGGCCAGGGGCTTCGCCTCCCGGCGGAGATCGTCGGCGTCCCGGAGGCGATCCTGGTCGCGATCAGCGTCGGCTCGGTGGCGATGGGCGCCAACTCCTACATCGGCAACGCGCCGAACTTCATGGTGAAGTCGATCGCCGAGGAACAGGGCGTCCGGATGCCGAGCTTCCTCGGCT